The Cyanobacteria bacterium QS_8_64_29 genome includes a window with the following:
- a CDS encoding pheophorbide a oxygenase has protein sequence MSADFNFFQHWYPILPVADLVPDRPIAARLLGMPLAIWKPDEASSYRAFIDCCPHRLAPLSEGRIEGGQLECCYHGWRFDTNGACTAVPQAEDPQLLERHPERLQARVLPSCEANDLLWVWPDPDSPELAARTPLPLSPQIDTSQGFVWSSFVRDLAYDWQTLVENVADPSHVPFAHHGVQGDRNRASPLQVEIAESGPERIVAELKRSFPATITFEPPCRLEYATQLGNSGKRIGLITYCLPVAPGRSRIVAQFARNFAYRAHRLTPRWWEHVRTRNQVLDGDMILLHHQEAALGQADRWQSAYTMPTQADRLVVAFRQWFDRHCQGRLPWEAAGIEPSQPSIPEGRREVLLDRYRQHTQHCRSCQGALARIEQLQAAALAGAALLVVAIALLPDTYRLQAGLPLAAITSLCAAAWVGLKYRLEPQFRFVDYVHAER, from the coding sequence ATGTCGGCCGATTTCAATTTCTTTCAGCACTGGTATCCCATCCTACCGGTTGCGGATCTCGTCCCGGATCGCCCCATAGCCGCCCGGCTGTTGGGGATGCCGCTGGCCATCTGGAAACCGGACGAGGCATCGTCCTATCGCGCCTTTATCGATTGCTGCCCGCACCGCCTGGCCCCCCTCAGTGAAGGCCGGATCGAGGGCGGGCAGCTGGAGTGCTGCTACCACGGTTGGCGCTTTGACACCAACGGCGCTTGTACGGCCGTTCCCCAAGCCGAGGATCCGCAACTGCTCGAGCGCCACCCCGAGCGGCTGCAGGCGAGAGTGCTGCCCAGCTGCGAGGCCAACGACCTGCTTTGGGTCTGGCCCGATCCAGACTCGCCCGAGCTAGCCGCTCGGACGCCGCTACCGCTCTCGCCGCAAATCGACACGTCGCAGGGCTTTGTCTGGTCTTCTTTCGTGCGGGATCTGGCCTACGACTGGCAGACGCTGGTGGAGAACGTGGCCGATCCCAGCCACGTGCCCTTTGCCCACCACGGCGTGCAAGGGGATCGCAACCGCGCGTCGCCGCTGCAGGTCGAGATTGCCGAATCGGGACCCGAGCGCATCGTGGCCGAGCTCAAGCGCAGCTTTCCCGCCACCATCACCTTCGAGCCCCCCTGCCGGTTGGAGTACGCCACGCAGTTGGGGAACTCGGGCAAGCGCATCGGATTGATTACCTACTGCCTTCCCGTTGCCCCCGGCCGATCGCGAATTGTGGCGCAGTTTGCGCGCAATTTTGCCTACCGGGCGCACCGCCTCACGCCCCGCTGGTGGGAGCACGTTCGCACGCGCAACCAAGTGCTGGATGGGGACATGATCCTGCTGCACCACCAGGAGGCTGCCCTCGGGCAGGCTGATCGCTGGCAGAGTGCTTACACCATGCCCACCCAGGCCGATCGCTTGGTTGTGGCGTTCCGCCAGTGGTTCGATCGCCACTGCCAGGGGCGGCTTCCCTGGGAAGCTGCGGGCATCGAACCATCGCAGCCCTCGATTCCGGAGGGGCGGCGCGAGGTTTTGCTGGATCGCTACCGCCAGCACACCCAGCACTGCCGCAGCTGCCAGGGGGCGCTCGCGCGCATCGAGCAGCTGCAGGCAGCCGCGTTAGCGGGCGCCGCACTGCTGGTTGTGGCGATCGCGCTGCTGCCGGATACTTACCGCCTGCAGGCAGGGTTGCCCCTAGCGGCGATCACCAGCCTTTGCGCGGCCGCCTGGGTCGGGCTTAAGTACCGCCTGGAACCGCAGTTTCGCTTTGTCGACTACGTCCACGCCGAGCGTTGA